A window of Borrelia sp. A-FGy1 contains these coding sequences:
- a CDS encoding ankyrin repeat domain-containing protein, with protein sequence MLTILILLTQFIISLHANENITMIQKLVKTLYHTTNQEYTANKKKIDNFILSIKLNNNDDLKYLQNIKNDFLIISIYFKNIEGTTIALNIGAEINYQYKLSPLTISIINNDLETIKKLIDYGININKIDETGHPPIFWAIYLNNEVIFKFLAEKGADLSFTLKNGKTPLQAAVEIENINLIKLLLKKNTYITDNYKKEINNLKNKNIRNIFNKHKKNLY encoded by the coding sequence ATGTTAACAATATTGATATTATTAACACAATTTATTATATCTTTACATGCAAATGAAAATATTACAATGATACAAAAATTAGTAAAAACACTTTACCATACTACTAACCAAGAATATACAGCTAATAAAAAAAAAATAGACAATTTCATATTATCAATAAAATTAAATAATAACGATGATTTAAAATACCTACAAAATATAAAAAATGATTTTTTAATCATATCCATATATTTTAAAAATATAGAAGGAACTACTATTGCTCTAAATATTGGAGCAGAAATAAATTATCAATATAAACTATCTCCACTGACAATTTCAATAATCAACAACGATTTAGAAACCATAAAAAAATTAATAGACTATGGAATAAACATTAATAAAATAGATGAAACAGGACATCCACCAATATTTTGGGCAATATACTTAAATAACGAAGTAATATTCAAATTTTTAGCAGAAAAAGGAGCTGATTTAAGCTTTACTCTTAAAAATGGTAAAACACCTTTACAAGCTGCAGTAGAAATTGAAAATATCAATCTAATTAAATTATTACTTAAAAAAAATACTTATATTACTGACAATTATAAAAAAGAGATTAATAATCTCAAAAATAAAAACATAAGAAATATTTTTAATAAACACAAGAAAAATTTATATTAA